A portion of the Leifsonia sp. EB41 genome contains these proteins:
- a CDS encoding pyridoxamine 5'-phosphate oxidase family protein — protein sequence MPTPMTRDEIDELLKAALVGRLGMIADGQPYVVPISFAFRDGAVYCHSAQGRKVQALRTRPEVCFEVDELDHIDRWRSVIAWGRFEQLLGAEAREAMELLVDRFRPLVPASAEDHQGAELGMMRTLDIPRLAEAREQVGQPSAAAVVFRVNLHTLTGRMEGEW from the coding sequence ATGCCCACCCCGATGACCCGCGACGAGATCGATGAGCTCCTGAAGGCCGCCCTGGTCGGCCGGCTCGGGATGATCGCCGACGGCCAGCCGTACGTCGTCCCGATCTCCTTCGCCTTCCGTGACGGCGCTGTCTACTGCCACAGTGCACAGGGCCGGAAGGTGCAAGCGCTGCGGACCCGGCCGGAGGTCTGCTTCGAGGTCGACGAGCTCGACCACATCGACCGCTGGCGCAGTGTGATCGCGTGGGGCCGTTTCGAACAGCTCCTCGGCGCGGAGGCCAGGGAGGCGATGGAGCTCCTGGTCGATCGCTTCCGGCCGCTCGTGCCGGCGAGCGCGGAAGACCATCAGGGAGCGGAGCTCGGGATGATGCGGACACTCGACATCCCGCGGCTGGCGGAGGCGCGGGAGCAGGTGGGGCAGCCTTCCGCTGCAGCCGTGGTCTTCCGGGTGAACCTGCACACGCTGACCGGCCGCATGGAGGGGGAGTGGTGA
- a CDS encoding cytochrome b N-terminal domain-containing protein, protein MSGPQAPSSPDEEIYTWTGRVRRWLLKRLPPQKLLPQDQPSYVSSWIYVFGMASLAAFAVVILSGLVLSLNGPAWYHVSSLGHFTNSVHLWSVELFFLLMVVHLWGKYWMAAWRGGRVLTWITGVIAFAVSIAAAFTGYLLQTNFDSQWIAFEGKDALNAVGIGAWFNVADLGQMFTWHIVLLPIGVGAIVVLHVLLVRVHGVVPPIDATEEDDQVVHAYNESEAPR, encoded by the coding sequence ATGAGCGGGCCTCAGGCGCCGAGCAGCCCGGATGAGGAGATCTACACCTGGACCGGCCGCGTACGCCGCTGGCTCCTGAAGCGCCTCCCGCCGCAGAAGCTGCTGCCGCAGGACCAGCCGAGCTACGTCTCCTCGTGGATCTACGTGTTCGGGATGGCGTCGCTCGCCGCGTTCGCCGTGGTGATCCTGTCCGGCCTGGTGCTCAGCCTCAACGGACCCGCCTGGTACCACGTCTCGAGCCTCGGGCATTTCACGAACAGCGTGCACCTGTGGAGCGTCGAGCTGTTCTTCCTGCTGATGGTCGTGCACCTGTGGGGCAAGTACTGGATGGCCGCGTGGCGCGGCGGCCGGGTGCTGACCTGGATCACGGGCGTGATCGCCTTCGCCGTGTCGATCGCGGCCGCGTTCACCGGCTACCTGCTCCAGACGAACTTCGACTCGCAGTGGATCGCCTTCGAGGGCAAGGACGCCCTGAACGCGGTCGGGATCGGCGCCTGGTTCAACGTGGCCGACCTCGGTCAGATGTTCACGTGGCACATCGTGCTGCTGCCCATCGGTGTCGGCGCGATCGTCGTGCTGCACGTGCTCCTCGTGCGCGTGCACGGCGTCGTCCCGCCGATCGACGCGACCGAGGAGGACGACCAGGTCGTCCACGCCTACAACGAATCGGAGGCACCGCGATGA
- a CDS encoding DUF5652 family protein: MRNHYEASRMGMHDVPPVGRILVVAVVAWSLAWKGASLWRAARNGSKPWFVTLLLSNTLGVLDAVYLFGVDRRHGREELEEVAILEVTGEPEQEGHPQET; this comes from the coding sequence ATGAGAAACCACTACGAAGCGTCCCGCATGGGGATGCACGACGTGCCGCCTGTGGGCCGCATCCTCGTCGTCGCGGTCGTCGCCTGGAGCCTCGCCTGGAAGGGCGCGTCGCTCTGGCGCGCCGCCCGGAACGGCAGCAAGCCGTGGTTCGTCACCCTGCTGCTCTCCAACACGCTCGGCGTCCTCGACGCCGTCTACCTGTTCGGGGTGGACCGGCGTCACGGCAGGGAGGAGCTCGAGGAGGTCGCGATCCTGGAGGTCACCGGCGAGCCTGAGCAGGAGGGCCACCCGCAGGAGACCTGA
- a CDS encoding universal stress protein codes for MAIDGRTVVGFDGSPPAWRALDWATDRVAQRGGALEVVHAIDTRLGGAVFGPRFDLETVVETGLAQARSHVRALAPGVAVEVRWVEGPPAGALLAEAAGASLLVVGTDKGPLNSGARIGTLPLTLAAKADCVVAVIPASPRPERNVVVVGVDRSAFARSALALAVTEASWSGAQVEAVHAWDVPEALHAALESGEHADPAFLKREQAVIPEAVADVPIARAAPIADIVVRRNPAEALIERGAGAVAVVVGTRGRGRFVSSLLGSVSHDVLQNLPCPVLVTPKEFSFAVPSGPDDRDAW; via the coding sequence ATGGCGATCGACGGGCGCACGGTGGTGGGGTTCGACGGCTCGCCGCCGGCGTGGCGGGCGCTCGACTGGGCCACCGACCGCGTCGCGCAGCGCGGGGGCGCGCTGGAGGTGGTGCACGCGATCGACACGCGCCTCGGCGGCGCTGTCTTCGGTCCACGGTTCGACCTCGAGACCGTGGTCGAGACCGGCCTCGCGCAGGCCCGGAGCCACGTTCGTGCGCTCGCCCCCGGCGTGGCGGTGGAGGTGCGCTGGGTGGAGGGGCCCCCGGCGGGCGCGCTCCTCGCGGAGGCCGCTGGTGCCTCGCTCCTGGTGGTTGGCACCGACAAGGGGCCGTTGAACAGCGGGGCGAGGATCGGCACCCTCCCGCTGACGCTTGCGGCGAAGGCCGACTGCGTCGTCGCCGTGATCCCCGCCTCGCCGCGACCCGAGCGGAATGTGGTCGTCGTCGGCGTGGACCGCTCCGCCTTCGCACGCTCCGCGCTCGCCCTGGCGGTGACAGAGGCGAGCTGGTCGGGCGCGCAGGTCGAGGCCGTGCACGCCTGGGACGTGCCTGAGGCCCTCCATGCCGCCCTCGAGTCCGGCGAGCATGCCGATCCCGCGTTCCTGAAGCGCGAGCAGGCCGTGATCCCGGAGGCGGTCGCCGACGTCCCGATCGCGCGGGCGGCGCCGATCGCCGACATCGTGGTGCGCAGGAACCCGGCGGAGGCGCTCATCGAGCGCGGAGCGGGAGCCGTCGCCGTCGTCGTCGGGACGCGCGGCCGCGGGCGCTTCGTCTCCTCGCTGCTCGGTTCGGTCAGCCACGACGTGCTTCAGAACCTCCCGTGCCCGGTGCTCGTCACGCCGAAGGAGTTCTCCTTCGCCGTCCCGAGCGGGCCGGATGACCGGGATGCGTGGTGA